In a genomic window of Pyramidobacter piscolens W5455:
- a CDS encoding aspartate-semialdehyde dehydrogenase: MKVAIVGATGEVGRTMVRVLEERGVRPETIRFFASPRSAGTELEFAGRRVAVEELTREWVPAGTFDYVIMSAGSELSKRFAPVAASRGAVVIDNSSCWRMDPEKPLVVPEINGDLLAGYRGIVANPNCSTIQMVLGLYKAHERFGLKTVVVSTYQAVSGAGRRGIDELLAQERGGTVCEKFAAPIHRNVVPQIDAFLDNGFTKEEMKMVDEPRKILRDDSIMFWPTTVRVPVLYGHSEAVFAETREPFGTVEKLLEVMREQEHVTVSGEPVITPAVDAAGTDTTFVSRVRSFDDTHFLQWNVADNVRVGAATNAVRILLRHAALNGVR, from the coding sequence ATGAAGGTAGCAATCGTAGGCGCAACGGGCGAAGTCGGCCGCACGATGGTCCGCGTTCTCGAGGAGCGGGGCGTCCGCCCCGAAACGATCCGCTTTTTCGCCTCGCCCCGCAGCGCCGGAACGGAACTGGAGTTCGCCGGGCGCCGCGTGGCGGTGGAGGAACTGACGCGGGAATGGGTCCCCGCGGGGACGTTCGATTACGTGATCATGTCGGCGGGCTCGGAGCTGTCGAAGCGGTTCGCTCCCGTCGCCGCGTCGCGCGGCGCGGTGGTGATCGACAACAGCTCGTGCTGGCGCATGGATCCCGAAAAGCCGCTGGTGGTGCCGGAGATCAACGGCGACCTGCTCGCGGGCTACCGCGGCATCGTCGCCAATCCCAACTGTTCGACGATCCAGATGGTGCTGGGGCTGTACAAGGCGCACGAGCGCTTCGGCCTGAAAACGGTGGTGGTCAGCACCTATCAGGCCGTCAGCGGCGCGGGGCGGCGCGGCATCGACGAGCTGCTGGCGCAGGAGCGCGGCGGCACGGTCTGCGAAAAGTTCGCGGCGCCGATCCACCGCAACGTGGTGCCGCAGATCGACGCCTTTCTCGACAACGGCTTCACCAAGGAAGAGATGAAGATGGTCGACGAGCCGCGCAAGATCCTGCGCGACGATTCGATCATGTTCTGGCCGACGACGGTGCGCGTGCCGGTGCTGTACGGCCACAGCGAAGCGGTCTTCGCGGAGACGCGCGAGCCCTTCGGCACGGTCGAAAAACTGCTCGAGGTGATGCGCGAACAGGAACACGTCACCGTCAGCGGCGAGCCCGTGATCACGCCCGCGGTCGACGCCGCCGGCACGGACACGACGTTCGTCAGCCGCGTGCGCAGTTTCGACGACACGCATTTTTTGCAGTGGAACGTGGCCGACAACGTGCGCGTGGGCGCGGCGACCAACGCCGTGCGCATCCTGCTCCGCCACGCGGCGCTGAACGGCGTGCGCTGA
- a CDS encoding MATE family efflux transporter, with protein sequence MERGNKQIVEGVIWKQLLIFFFPIMLGTFFQQLYNTVDAVVVGRYVGKVALAAVGGPTSTVIALLVGFFAGLSTGATVVIAQFYGADDPERTSRAVHTAMALALAAGAAMTVLGVALAEWTLAKMQTPPDVMPHAVSYLRIYFAGIVPSLLYNMGSGILRAKGDSKRPFYLLAGGTVVNLAADLLLIVRYDCGVDGVAYATILSQGFCAAGVWWLLARESGPFRLELRKLRCDWLLLQNIIRIGLPTGIQATMYSFSNIIIQAVTNKFGVDVVAAWATLGKIDALYWMVMSAFGMALSTFSGQNFGARRYDRVTRSIRVCSLMAFVATGIIVAAFLSGGEFWFRIFTDDAQVIGQGLVLMRLMVPWYFSYVPVETISGGIRGTGDSLLPTLIMAVGVCAFRLAWMWLVVPSHWDIRVVAWSYPISWAQTAVLFVLYYLFSGWMKRSIARAGHLHAAA encoded by the coding sequence GTGGAACGTGGAAACAAACAGATTGTCGAGGGCGTGATCTGGAAGCAGCTGCTGATCTTCTTCTTCCCGATCATGCTGGGCACGTTTTTTCAGCAGCTGTACAACACGGTCGACGCGGTGGTGGTCGGGCGCTACGTGGGCAAGGTGGCGCTGGCGGCGGTGGGCGGCCCGACGAGCACGGTGATCGCGCTGCTGGTGGGATTTTTCGCCGGGCTGTCGACGGGCGCCACGGTGGTGATCGCCCAGTTTTACGGCGCCGACGACCCGGAGCGCACGTCGCGCGCGGTGCACACGGCCATGGCTCTGGCGCTGGCGGCCGGCGCGGCGATGACGGTTCTGGGCGTGGCGCTGGCGGAATGGACGCTGGCGAAGATGCAGACGCCGCCTGACGTGATGCCTCACGCGGTGTCGTATCTGCGCATTTACTTTGCGGGCATCGTGCCCTCGCTGCTGTACAACATGGGCTCGGGAATTTTACGCGCCAAGGGTGACTCGAAGCGCCCGTTCTATCTGCTGGCGGGCGGCACGGTCGTCAATCTCGCTGCCGATCTGCTGCTGATCGTGCGCTACGACTGCGGCGTGGACGGCGTGGCCTACGCCACGATCCTCTCGCAGGGGTTCTGCGCCGCGGGCGTGTGGTGGCTGCTGGCGCGCGAATCGGGGCCGTTCCGGCTGGAGCTCCGCAAGCTGCGCTGCGACTGGCTGCTGCTGCAGAACATCATCCGCATCGGTTTGCCGACGGGGATCCAGGCGACGATGTACTCGTTTTCCAACATCATCATTCAGGCGGTCACCAACAAATTCGGCGTGGACGTGGTGGCGGCCTGGGCGACGCTGGGCAAGATCGACGCGCTCTACTGGATGGTGATGTCGGCGTTCGGCATGGCGCTGTCGACGTTTTCGGGGCAGAACTTCGGGGCGCGGCGGTACGACCGCGTGACCCGCAGCATCCGCGTCTGCTCGCTGATGGCTTTCGTCGCCACGGGGATCATCGTGGCGGCGTTCCTGTCGGGCGGGGAGTTCTGGTTCCGCATCTTCACCGACGACGCGCAGGTTATCGGCCAGGGGCTCGTGCTGATGCGGCTGATGGTGCCGTGGTATTTCTCCTACGTGCCGGTGGAGACGATCTCCGGCGGCATCCGCGGCACGGGCGATTCGTTGCTGCCGACGCTGATCATGGCGGTTGGCGTGTGCGCGTTCCGGCTGGCCTGGATGTGGCTGGTGGTGCCTTCGCACTGGGACATCCGCGTCGTGGCCTGGAGTTATCCGATCAGCTGGGCCCAGACGGCGGTATTGTTCGTGCTCTACTATCTTTTCAGCGGCTGGATGAAGCGCAGCATCGCCCGGGCGGGGCACCTCCATGCGGCGGCGTGA
- a CDS encoding dicarboxylate/amino acid:cation symporter, with protein MAEKRGVSLIWQITIGFVAGILFGRMAAPNVVAYVDPLGKIFMALLSMLIVPLVLSSLVVGVASLGDLRSLGRIGVKTLALYLVTTAVAIAIGLVLANVIQPGAGMDIALAKATEAKAAPSLGEVLTNMFPRNAFASMVNANMLQIIVFALFLGVSMTLAGEKGKPALDFFNSLAETMYKMTSIVMKFAPYGVFALIAVTVSKYGAAVLLPFIKVIAAVYIGCIIHAVVVYSGMVMAFARKSPLWFFKGIKEASLTAFVTRSSSGTLPVTMECCHNMGVPDKVASFVLPLGATINMDGTALYQGVCALFIAQAFGIPLSVGTQLGIIVTATLGSIGTAGVPGGGLIMLTLVTTQAGLPLEGVAMIAGIDAVLDMVRTSLNITGDAAVATVVAKSEGAEL; from the coding sequence ATGGCAGAGAAACGCGGAGTTTCGTTGATTTGGCAGATCACCATCGGCTTTGTCGCCGGCATCCTGTTCGGCAGAATGGCGGCGCCAAACGTGGTAGCGTATGTGGATCCCCTCGGCAAGATCTTCATGGCCCTGCTCAGCATGCTGATCGTGCCGCTGGTCCTGTCGAGTCTCGTCGTCGGCGTGGCGTCGCTGGGCGACCTCAGGTCGCTGGGGCGCATCGGCGTGAAGACGCTCGCCCTTTATCTGGTCACCACGGCCGTCGCCATCGCCATCGGGCTGGTGCTGGCCAACGTCATCCAGCCGGGTGCCGGCATGGACATCGCTCTTGCCAAGGCGACGGAAGCCAAGGCCGCGCCCTCGCTGGGGGAAGTGCTGACGAACATGTTCCCCAGGAACGCCTTCGCCTCCATGGTCAACGCCAACATGTTGCAGATCATCGTTTTCGCGCTGTTCCTCGGCGTTTCCATGACGCTGGCCGGTGAGAAGGGCAAGCCCGCGCTCGATTTCTTCAACTCGCTGGCGGAGACGATGTACAAGATGACCTCCATCGTCATGAAGTTCGCGCCCTACGGAGTCTTCGCGCTGATCGCCGTGACCGTTTCCAAGTACGGGGCGGCGGTGCTGCTGCCTTTCATCAAGGTGATCGCGGCTGTTTACATCGGCTGCATCATTCACGCCGTCGTCGTCTATTCCGGTATGGTCATGGCCTTTGCCCGCAAGAGTCCTCTGTGGTTCTTCAAGGGCATCAAGGAAGCCAGCCTGACGGCGTTCGTCACCCGTTCCAGCTCGGGCACGCTGCCCGTGACGATGGAGTGCTGCCATAACATGGGCGTGCCCGACAAGGTGGCGTCCTTCGTGCTGCCTCTGGGCGCGACGATCAACATGGACGGCACGGCGCTGTATCAGGGCGTCTGCGCGCTGTTCATTGCCCAGGCGTTCGGCATTCCGCTGAGCGTGGGGACGCAGCTGGGCATCATCGTCACCGCCACGCTCGGCTCGATCGGTACGGCCGGCGTCCCCGGCGGCGGTCTGATCATGCTTACCCTCGTCACCACGCAGGCCGGCCTGCCTCTTGAAGGCGTGGCCATGATCGCCGGCATCGACGCGGTCCTCGACATGGTCCGCACGTCGCTGAACATCACCGGCGACGCGGCCGTGGCGACGGTGGTCGCCAAGAGCGAAGGGGCGGAACTGTAA
- a CDS encoding M20 family metallopeptidase, with protein sequence MDKKKIGEIIEARGARYAEAADEIWGYAETAFRERRSMAAQIRLLEEEGFRVANNVGGVETAFCGEWGEGHPVIAFLGEFDALAGLSQKAGLDRREAEVPGGNGHGCGHNLLGVASIAAAAALKKVMQEQGLKGTVRYYGCPGEEGGSGKAFMVREGAFADVDAAVTWHPSNCTFTAGTSSLANAQIYYRFRGVSAHAAAAPHLGRSALDAVELMNVGVQFLREHVIQEARMHYAITDAGGVSPNVVQPYAEVLYLLRAPKSGQVREIVERVDRIAQGAALMTDTTVEKDFVKSCANIVNNETMERCLQKNLEFFGAPDFDAADAEFARKIFETTPEPGRFEDLEKRVRGAGEAGRQALEEAKKDPLPRRILPYVPSGIPMGGSTDVGDVSWQTPTAQIYMGTWANSTPGHSWQVVTAGKSPMAHKGMLQAGKVMAAAGYDLMTDSELLKKAQNELKERLRGETYVPIPKGVTPRGLSGAKS encoded by the coding sequence ATGGACAAGAAAAAAATCGGCGAGATCATCGAGGCCCGCGGCGCCCGTTACGCCGAAGCGGCCGACGAGATCTGGGGCTACGCGGAGACGGCTTTTCGCGAGCGCCGTTCGATGGCGGCGCAGATCCGCCTGCTTGAAGAAGAGGGCTTCCGCGTCGCGAACAACGTCGGCGGCGTGGAAACGGCGTTCTGCGGCGAGTGGGGCGAAGGCCACCCCGTGATCGCCTTCCTCGGCGAGTTCGACGCGCTGGCCGGGCTGAGCCAGAAGGCGGGGCTCGACCGCAGGGAAGCGGAAGTCCCCGGCGGCAACGGGCACGGCTGCGGGCACAACCTGCTCGGCGTCGCCTCCATCGCCGCCGCCGCGGCGCTGAAAAAAGTCATGCAGGAACAGGGACTGAAAGGCACCGTGCGCTACTACGGCTGTCCCGGCGAAGAGGGCGGCAGCGGCAAGGCCTTCATGGTCCGCGAGGGCGCCTTCGCCGACGTGGACGCCGCCGTCACCTGGCACCCGTCCAACTGCACCTTCACCGCCGGCACCTCGTCGCTGGCCAACGCGCAGATCTATTACCGCTTCCGCGGCGTCAGCGCCCACGCGGCCGCCGCGCCCCATCTCGGGCGCAGCGCCCTCGACGCCGTCGAGCTGATGAACGTGGGCGTGCAGTTTTTGCGCGAGCACGTCATTCAGGAGGCGCGCATGCACTACGCCATCACCGACGCCGGCGGCGTCTCGCCCAACGTCGTACAGCCCTACGCGGAGGTGCTCTATCTGCTGCGCGCCCCCAAGAGCGGCCAGGTGCGGGAGATCGTCGAACGCGTCGACCGCATCGCCCAGGGCGCGGCGCTGATGACCGACACGACGGTGGAGAAGGATTTCGTCAAATCCTGCGCCAATATCGTCAACAACGAGACGATGGAGCGCTGCCTGCAAAAGAATCTCGAGTTCTTCGGCGCGCCGGATTTCGACGCCGCGGACGCGGAGTTCGCGCGCAAGATCTTCGAAACCACGCCCGAGCCGGGACGCTTCGAAGACCTCGAAAAGCGCGTCAGAGGCGCGGGCGAAGCGGGACGCCAGGCCCTCGAAGAAGCCAAAAAGGATCCGCTGCCGCGCCGCATCCTGCCCTACGTGCCCTCCGGAATTCCCATGGGCGGTTCCACCGACGTGGGCGACGTGTCGTGGCAGACGCCCACGGCGCAGATCTACATGGGCACATGGGCCAACAGCACGCCCGGCCATTCCTGGCAGGTCGTGACCGCCGGCAAGTCGCCGATGGCTCACAAGGGAATGCTCCAGGCCGGCAAGGTCATGGCCGCGGCCGGCTACGACCTGATGACCGACTCCGAGCTGCTCAAAAAGGCCCAAAACGAGCTGAAAGAGCGCCTGCGGGGCGAGACCTACGTCCCCATCCCCAAGGGCGTCACACCGCGCGGACTTTCCGGCGCGAAAAGCTGA
- a CDS encoding aspartate/glutamate racemase family protein, producing the protein MIPRKILGVYGGMGPAASAEFLRLLAAMAPAKRDQEHPVVYVYSNAQTPDRTAAFFGRGESPAAALRQGLDTLCGWGADLLAVPCNTAHIFIDPFRAQLRAPLIHIVEATVADAVKAAPDGCWIIATGATMASGIYEKEAARRGYRFFAPSEEVRELATKAIVHVKAGELKAGGAVMEEIAARLWAVRRAPIVTACTELPLAYDASPLPPEMGISSLRSLSRACLEALYAKE; encoded by the coding sequence ATGATCCCTCGAAAAATTCTCGGCGTTTACGGCGGCATGGGCCCGGCGGCCTCGGCCGAATTTCTGCGCCTGCTGGCGGCGATGGCCCCGGCGAAGCGCGACCAGGAGCACCCCGTCGTCTACGTTTACTCCAACGCGCAGACGCCCGACCGCACGGCGGCGTTTTTCGGCCGCGGCGAAAGCCCCGCCGCCGCGCTGCGCCAGGGGCTGGACACGCTGTGCGGCTGGGGCGCCGATCTGCTGGCCGTGCCCTGCAACACGGCGCACATCTTCATCGATCCGTTCCGCGCCCAGCTGCGCGCGCCCCTGATCCACATCGTCGAAGCCACCGTCGCCGACGCGGTCAAAGCCGCGCCCGACGGCTGCTGGATCATCGCCACCGGCGCGACGATGGCCTCGGGCATCTACGAGAAGGAAGCGGCGCGGCGCGGCTACCGCTTCTTCGCCCCCAGCGAAGAGGTCCGCGAGCTGGCGACCAAAGCCATCGTCCACGTCAAAGCCGGCGAGCTGAAAGCCGGCGGCGCGGTCATGGAAGAGATCGCCGCCAGGCTGTGGGCCGTCCGCCGCGCCCCGATCGTCACCGCCTGCACGGAGCTGCCGCTCGCCTACGACGCCAGTCCGTTGCCGCCGGAAATGGGCATTTCCAGCCTGCGCAGCCTGTCGCGCGCCTGCCTCGAGGCGCTTTACGCGAAAGAGTAA
- the cobT gene encoding nicotinate-nucleotide--dimethylbenzimidazole phosphoribosyltransferase, with amino-acid sequence MNVDLNEINSRLTGLDEAAVTASLERWSVVAKPLKSLGALEDLVAQIAGVIGEARFDIGKRALVVMCADNGVIAQGVTQTDESITALVAADLAKGCSSANLMARVARVDVIPVDVGVKNPPDAPGLISRRVAAGTRDFTSGPAMTRGQALQAVGVGIETARECREKGYRLIATGEMGIGNTTTSAAVAAALLGCEPREITGRGAGLSDEGLKRKVAAIEKGIAVNRPDADDALDVLGKLGGFDIAAMAGLFIGGALERLPVVIDGVISAVAALVACRLCPGCAFAMIPSHMSAEPAARRVFGELGLEPVIRAGMRLGEGTGALCLFPLLDMAMALYDGLVFSDIGMEAYTPQS; translated from the coding sequence GTGAACGTCGATCTGAACGAAATCAACTCGCGCCTGACCGGCCTCGACGAGGCGGCGGTCACGGCTTCGCTGGAGAGATGGAGCGTGGTCGCCAAGCCGCTGAAAAGTCTGGGCGCGCTCGAAGATCTGGTGGCGCAAATCGCCGGAGTCATCGGCGAAGCGCGCTTCGACATCGGCAAGCGAGCGCTGGTGGTGATGTGCGCCGACAACGGCGTGATCGCGCAGGGCGTGACGCAGACGGACGAGTCGATCACGGCGCTGGTCGCCGCCGACCTGGCGAAGGGCTGTTCCTCCGCCAATCTGATGGCGCGCGTGGCGCGCGTGGACGTGATCCCCGTGGACGTGGGCGTGAAAAATCCTCCCGACGCGCCGGGGCTGATCAGCCGCCGCGTCGCCGCCGGCACGCGCGACTTCACTTCCGGCCCGGCGATGACGCGCGGACAGGCGCTGCAGGCCGTCGGCGTCGGTATCGAAACGGCGCGCGAGTGCCGCGAAAAAGGGTATCGCCTGATCGCCACGGGCGAGATGGGCATCGGCAACACCACGACCAGCGCCGCCGTAGCCGCCGCGCTGCTGGGCTGCGAGCCGCGCGAGATCACGGGGCGCGGGGCGGGGCTTTCGGACGAGGGGCTGAAACGCAAGGTCGCGGCGATCGAAAAGGGCATCGCCGTCAACCGTCCCGACGCGGACGACGCGCTGGACGTGCTCGGCAAGCTGGGGGGCTTCGACATCGCCGCCATGGCGGGGCTGTTCATCGGCGGCGCGCTGGAGCGCCTGCCCGTGGTGATCGACGGCGTGATCAGCGCCGTCGCCGCGCTCGTGGCGTGCCGGCTGTGCCCCGGCTGCGCCTTCGCCATGATTCCCAGCCACATGTCGGCGGAACCGGCGGCGCGCAGGGTCTTCGGCGAGCTGGGGCTGGAGCCGGTGATCCGCGCCGGGATGCGCCTCGGCGAGGGCACGGGCGCGCTGTGCCTGTTCCCGCTGCTGGACATGGCCATGGCGCTCTACGACGGCCTCGTCTTCAGCGACATCGGCATGGAAGCCTACACGCCGCAGTCATAA
- a CDS encoding cysteine-rich small domain-containing protein has translation MSRKDVMNKKPEECNYSFFSHKDCEFFPCHRGIPPEDFNCLFCYCPLYCLGRECGGNFRYLENGIKDCSNCLIPHRRDSYGYIAARFTKIVTAMQEREQAAAKDEE, from the coding sequence GTGAGCAGAAAAGACGTCATGAACAAAAAGCCGGAGGAATGCAATTATTCGTTCTTCAGCCACAAGGACTGCGAGTTCTTCCCGTGTCACAGGGGCATTCCTCCGGAGGACTTCAACTGCCTGTTCTGCTACTGTCCGCTGTACTGTCTCGGGCGCGAGTGCGGCGGCAACTTCCGCTATCTCGAAAACGGCATCAAGGACTGTTCGAACTGTCTGATCCCGCACCGGCGCGACAGTTACGGCTACATCGCCGCGCGCTTCACGAAGATCGTCACGGCCATGCAGGAGCGCGAACAGGCCGCCGCGAAGGACGAAGAATGA